In the genome of Sander vitreus isolate 19-12246 chromosome 13, sanVit1, whole genome shotgun sequence, one region contains:
- the or6at1 gene encoding olfactory receptor 10T2, with protein sequence MDSQLPLSTNHRSSYVNGTWEPDGVTFFIIEGLASLGEEKIIFFVILLLGYITILGGNSMIIFVALTDPKLNSPMYFFLYNLSFVDIVYTTTTIPQMLAGFLTDINTISYTGCFFQMYFFVQLAVTGRSMLTVMAYDRYVAICNPLRYTAIMTRPVRLLLIAGAWSFGTFCMLPTISLSLLRSYCGPNVVKHGWCDPSSVRRLVCGDTSVDGIVSLSIALVALLTTGVLILTSYVLIGVTISKMGVAQRLKAFGTCAAHLTVVFISYTSASFVYISYRVGNFSPEVRIIVSVLYAALTPFLNPIIYSLRNKELRESIIRMLGRFRPSAVLPRKDINTVS encoded by the exons ATGG ATTCACAACTCCCCTTGTCGACCAATCACAGATCCAGCTATGTCAACGGCACCTGGGAGCCTGATGGCGTCACTTTCTTCATCATTGAGGGCCTCGCCAGCCTTGGCGAGGAAAAGATTATATTTTTTGTCATCCTGCTTCTGGGTTACATCACCATCCTGGGAGGAAACAGCATGATCATTTTTGTG GCATTGACTGATCCGAAGCTTAACTCCCCCATGTATTTCTTCCTCTACAACCTCTCCTTTGTTGACATCGtctacaccaccaccaccatccctCAAATGCTAGCTGGCTTCCTGACAGACATCAATACTATTTCCTACACGGGCTGCTTCTTCCAGATGTATTTCTTCGTTCAGCTAGCAGTTACCGGCCGTTCCATGCTGACTGTCATGGCGTACGACCGCTACGTGGCCATCTGCAACCCTCTGCGCTACACTGCCATCATGACTCGGCCCGTCCGACTGCTTCTTATCGCAGGAGCCTGGAGCTTCGGCACCTTCTGCATGCTGCCAACCATCTCCCTGTCCTTGCTGCGGTCTTACTGCGGCCCGAATGTGGTAAAACATGGCTGGTGCGACCCATCATCTGTAAGGCGACTGGTGTGCGGTGACACTTCAGTGGATGGCATTGTGTCCCTTTCTATAGCTTTGGTTGCACTACTGACCACAGGAGTCCTCATCCTCACCTCCTATGTCCTGATTGGTGTTACCATATCGAAGATGGGTGTCGCTCAGAGGCTGAAGGCCTTCGGGACCTGTGCCGCCCACCTGACTGTCGTGTTCATCTCTTACACCTCGGCCTCGTTTGTATACATCTCCTACCGTGTGGGAAACTTTTCACCAGAG gtTCGCAtcattgtgtctgtgttgtaCGCCGCTCTGACTCCTTTCCTAAACCCGATAATCTACAGTCTGAGGAATAAGGAGCTGCGAGAGTCTATCATAAGGATGCTGGGCAGGTTCAGACCTTCTGCTGTGTTACCCAGAAAAGACATCAACACAGTGTCCTGA
- the LOC144528181 gene encoding olfactory receptor 2A12-like, whose protein sequence is MENYTYNSLTLQLEGLMVTNTNKYPVFLFLLLAYVFILIANVGIVILIWTDRSLHQPMYLLFFNLSINDVMGNSLLVPRLLADILVPPSERIIHYYECLMQAFTEHLFGTNSHTVLMIMAFDRYVAICNPLRYATIMNGKMVMKLTVSAWGVSFVLVAILLGLTIRLNRCRTLITNPYCDNPSLFKLSCEDVFINNVYGLAFTVVLLSSSICSIILTYSKITAACLTSNSKSLNSKALKTCSTHLCLYLIMLASGLIPIALHRFPQFPEYRKITAILFHVVPGSLNPVIYGLQSQEILKCLSKLFHLKRVIPSL, encoded by the coding sequence ATGGAAAACTATACATACAACAGCCTCACTCTTCAGCTCGAGGGGTTAATGGTCACCAACACTAACAAGTACCCTGTCTTCTTATTTCTGCTCTTGGCCTATGTGTTCATCTTAATTGCCAACGTGGGCATCGTGATCTTGATATGGACGGATAGAAGCCTTCATCAGCCGATGTATCTCCTCTTCTTTAACCTGTCGATAAATGATGTCATGGGAAACTCTCTCCTGGTTCCACGTTTGCTTGCAGACATCTTGGTGCCCCCCTCTGAGCGCATTATTCACTACTATGAGTGTCTGATGCAAGCTTTTACTGAACATTTGTTCGGCACCAACTCACACACAGTGCTCATGATTATGGCTTTTGACAGATATGTGGCCATCTGTAATCCCCTGCGATATGCTACGATAATGAACGGCAAAATGGTGATGAAGCTGACAGTTTCTGCCTGGGGAGTGTCCTTTGTTTTGGTGGCCATTCTGCTCGGTCTGACCATACGGCTGAACCGATGCAGGACTCTGATCACAAACCCTTACTGTGATAATCCCTCACTCTTTAAACTCTCCTGTGAGGATGTGTTCATCAATAACGTCTATGGCCTCGCTTTCACTGTCGTCCTGCTCTCGTCCTCTATTTGCAGTATAATTCTCACATATTCTAAAATCACAGCAGCCTGTCTGACTAGTAACAGCAAATCTTTGAACAGTAAAGCCTTGAAGACCTGCAGCACTCATCTGTGCCTGTATCTGATCATGCTTGCCAGTGGGCTGATCCCCATCGCCCTTCATCGCTTCCCCCAGTTCCCAGAGTACAGGAAGATTACAGCCATTCTCTTTCATGTTGTTCCCGGCAGCCTCAACCCTGTTATCTATGGGCTGCAATCCCAAGAAATACTCAAGTGTTTGtcaaaactattccacctgaaAAGAGTTATACCATCACTTTAA